TTCCCGAGAAAGCTCACCCTTTACAAGAAGCAAAAGGTCAATGTCTGAGAATGCACCTTCTTCTTTTCTTGCATAAGACCCAAAAAGTATCAATTCCTGAAACTTCTCACCCAAAACCTTTATGATCTCCTGCTTCAAATCCCTCAGAACCTTTTGTAGTTCAGTCATTCTTCTTCCCCCGTCATTCTGCTGGCAGAACCTCAAGAAAGCGTGAGAGGGTCTTTAAAACTTGCCCCACCATACCCTCACTTCTTCCGGCTTTAGAAAAGCCCTCAGCCCACCCGGTAAAAAGCACCCTGCAAAGGAGGCAACACAAAATCCCTCTACATTGTAAAGCATTGGTGAGGAGAAACTCAATTATTCGCCAGTAAACAGCCGTGAGCCGGCTGCTTTGCGAATCCAAAACT
This portion of the Thermatribacter velox genome encodes:
- a CDS encoding nucleotidyltransferase family protein, which gives rise to MTELQKVLRDLKQEIIKVLGEKFQELILFGSYARKEEGAFSDIDLLLLVKGELSREEKRKMDEVISRFSLENDVTIACIDYPVEIFERFNTPFLLNVKEEGIRV